DNA sequence from the Candidatus Limnocylindrales bacterium genome:
CCTCCTGTGCCCGTGCCGCGTCTGCACGTCCGACAACAGCGTCCCGTGCGATTCCAATGCCGACTGCGCCTCCCAGCCCGGCACGTGCCAGGTATCGAACAAGTTCACCTGCGGGAACAACGCGGACTGCGCCAGTGTCGATACGGGGCCGTGCCTCAACCCCGGCATCAAGCGCTGCGACAAAGCCACGTCGAAAACGTGTACGACCAACGCCGATTGCGTCGCGACGAACCTGGGTTCCTGTAACCTCTCGTCGTGCAGCGCCAATGGATCGGGCGTGTTCCCGCAGCCGAACGACTGCGAGGGCAACCAGTGCAACGATCAGGGCAACGGCGAGGGCGAGTGCGCGACGGGCCCGGATACGTTGACGTGCGACGGCATCATCCGGCCGAACGGAAAGGGAATCCTGACCTGCAATACGAACGAGGATTGCAGTCCCGCGGTCGTAGGCAGGGACGTTGGCAACTGCACGATCGTGGAGCGCCGCAAGTGTTTCACCGACCCGATCGTTGCCAGCGGTGATCCCGACCCGTCGGCACCGGTGGGAGCAGCCACGTTCTGCATCCCGCCGACGTCCAATAGCGGCATCAACAGCGTGGCCGGCCTGCCGGGCCCCGGCCGTGTGACCAACCAGGCGCGCTCCAGGACGTTCTGCGAGAGCGATCCGACGCGCCAGTACCAGCCCGGGATCGGTGGCTGCACCGACGACTGATCCCGCCTCTGCCTGAGCATCGGCCGACGGCCCGTTCGCTGCGTGCGAGCGGGCCGTCGTCGTTTCCGGATGTGGGAGACGTCGCGGCCGAGCCGACATTCGCCGTCCTGACCCCGGTCCCCTTGTTCACCGGTCAGGGGTCATGCCATACAAGGCGCTAACCATTGCAGTGATGTGCGAGAGCGCATGGGGCGCGCTCTCGCCGGCGGCCGGCGGCCACGGCCAAGACGAGGCGGACATGACGACCAAGCTTCGGACGACGCTCATCCTTGCCATCGCGACGCTGCCCTTGGCAGTACAGGCGCCTGCCCAGGAACTGACGCGCAAGGAGATGATGTGCCGGCGCCAGATCTCGGAGACGGGGCGCGGCTACATCGAGATGACCCTGGAGGCGCGCATCGGCTGCCAGAACCGCGCGATCAAGGGCCGCATCGACCCGGCAACGGACTGTACGACCGGGGACGGCGACAAGAAGCTGCAGAAGGACCTGGACCGGACCGCGCTGGTGCTCGGGCGCGAGATGCACGAGATCTGCGATGAGGTCGACCTGGGCGCGCTCGGCTATCCGGGCCCGTGCGCCGGCGACAAGGGCATCGTCTTCGACGTCGACGATCTCGAGGATTGCATCGCCGAGCAGGCACAGCCGATCGTCACCACGCTGCTGGACTTCTACTTTCCGCCCATCGACCGCACCTACGGCGGCGACCGCCTGATCTGTCTGCGCCAGACGCCGCGGCAGGCCTTCCGAATGTTCCGCGGCGATCTGCGCACGCGCGACGACTGCTCGCTCGCCGTGATCGCCGGCTCGCTGCCCGGCAACGTCCAGTGCCGCAACGACGTGTTCGCCTGGGGCCCCGGCACCGGCGACGATCTCGTCGACGCGCACATCCACCGCGCCTACGTCGAGCTGCTCAATGCGATTCCGGAGGAGTGCTCGTTCTTCGATATCGACGAGCTCGGCTACCAGGACGTTTGCCTGGACGAGACCGGCGGGAACTTCAGCGTCGTGGACCTGAAGGAATGCCTGTTCAACGAGAATCGCGATCAGGTCCAGGAAGCGCTGAACATCCTGTTCCCGCAATGACGCTCGAGCGGCGGCGGCCGTGTCCCCGGCGAGACGTGGGGTTTCCCCCGCGCTTTCGCCAGGAACATGGCCGGCGCCGCATGCGACTGTCTACGGTGGCGGAGCGTCCATCGTGCGCTCAGGCTGCCGGTTCGGGAAGCGGCGCCACTGCCGGCAGCACCAGCACCATGCGCGTTCCACCTTCGCGCGGCGCCTCGGCCCAGATCGCTCCGCCGTGGTGGCGCGCGACTTCCCGGCAGATGGCAAGACCGAGACCCGTTCCCTTCGGCTTGTCCTTGCCGCCGCCCTGCCGGAAGCGCTCGAACACGACCTCGCGATCCTCTTCGGGAATGCCGGGCCCGGTGTCGGTGACGGTCACGCGCAGCACGCTTTCTCCTTCATGATCGGAGGCGCACGCTTCGACGCGAACGCTGCCGCCGCGCGGCGTGAACTTCATGGCGTTGCTGCACAGGTTGGCGAAGACCTGGATCAGGCGATCGCGATCCCCGCGAATGGCCGGCACGTCGGCGGCCACCGAGAGCTGCAGGTCGATGCCGCCCTCCTGGAAGAGCGGCCGGAACGTCGTCACCACGTGCTCGATCAGCGCGCCCGGATCCTCGATCACTTCCAGGTGCCAGTCGGCCTTGCCGGCTTCGATCTTGGACAGGTCGAGCAGGTCGTTGATCAGCCGCGTCAGCCGCTCGGTCTCCTCCATGATGACCTTGCTGAAGCGCTTGCCGCTCTGCGGATCGCGCTCGCCGTAGCGGTGGATGATCTTGGCCGAAGAGGAGATGGCCGCCAGCGGCGTGCGCAGCTCGTGCGAGACGTTGCTGAGGAATTCCGACTTGAGCCGGTCGTACTCGGTCAGGCGCGTGTTGGTCTCCTGCAGCTCGGCGGTGCGTTCGCGCACCTTGCTCTCGAGCAGTCGCGAGTGCTCCTCGATCTGCGCGCGCAGCTTCTTCTCCTGCTGCGTGGATTCCTCGGCCAGCTGCTTGGCCACCAGCAGCTCGCTCATGCTGGTGCGAATGGAGCGGCGCATCGCCTCGAACTGGCGCGCCAGCAGGCCGATTTCGTCGCTGGATTCGACCGCCTTGATTTCCTGGTCGAGGTCTCCGGTGGCGATGGCGGCGGCGTCCTCGGCGAGCTGGGTCAGCGGGCTCAGGAGCCGGCGGCTCGTCCACACCGATGCCGCCAGACCCAGCACCGCGATCATCGCTGCCACCAGCATCGCCACCGTGATCGAGCGCGCCAGCACCATCTGTCCGCGCTGCATCGCGCGCGCCGCCTGCGTGCGCAGCGGCGTCAGGTCGAAGCCGAGCACCAGCCAGCCCCACTCGCGTCCACCGACGACCAGGGCCTGCGTGATCTCGACGACTTCCTTGCCGTCGCTCTGCCGGACCATCCGCGGCGCCGTCTGCGTGACGGGCGCGGCACGCGTGCCGACCTTGTGCGGATCGGTATGGACGATGACCACGCCGGCGGCATTGACGAGGAAGCAGTGCGTGAGATTCTCGTTCTTGGCCTGCATGGTGCGGACGGTTTCGGTGATGAACGCGAAGTCGTAGCCGGCGATGGCCGTCTCCATGCTGGCCGCCATGCCGTCGGCGAGCAGCACGCCGCGCTCGATCATTCCCTTCTGCAGCTGCACCGAGGCACGCTCGATCTCGCTGTTGAGCACCGCCGAGTGTCGGTACATGAGCGTTGCCGACAGCAGCGCGATGCACGCGAAGAGCGCCACGGCGCCGGCCAGCGCCAGCTTGAGGTGCAGGCCGTAGCCCTGCTGCACGATCTCGGTTATGCGCGTGCCGCCGGCGGCGTGCGCTGCCGGCGCGGCCTTGGCGCTGCTGGCTTGCGCGCTCATCGTGGTCGGCTTGGCATCGACGGCGGTGCGGGCAGGCCCATCATCTCGAGCGGCTGGCTGGCTGCGGCCGGCCTGGCCGTGGCGGGCGCTTCGGGTCGCGACGGCAGCGGCCTGGCAGCCACCGGCCTGGTGGCCGAGCCTCCGTCGGCGAAGGCCTGGTAGCCGAGCATGTGCAGGATCTCGTCTCCCGCATCCGAATCCGACAGCGCGGCAAGCGCGGACGCCAGCCTCTGCCCGAACAATGCGTCGGCCTTGGCCGTGGCGTACAGGGCCGGCAGCGGGATCTCCGGCGAGAACGCCAGCACCTGAAGCTTGTCGGCGACTGCCGGGTTGCTCTGTGCAAGCAGGTCGTACTGCTGAGCCGTCACGAGCGCCGCATCGACCTGCCCGAAGCTCAGGGCCAGCAGTGCATCGACGTCCTTGGTGACCGGCACGACCTTGGCCGAGTCGGCGTCGAGGTGGAAAGCCTCGAGGACGACCCGCTCATTGCCGGGGCCCATCGAATGAACGGTGGCGGCGATGGACCCGTGCGTCAGGTCGTCGATGGAATCGATCTCGGGCCGCGTCATCAGGGCCTTGCGGTAGGTGGAGCGGCCATGCCGGAGCGGCCTGGCCAGAACGCGCAGCGGGAGCGCCGCGCCGTCCCGGGCGACATCCTCGAACCATGCAGGC
Encoded proteins:
- a CDS encoding PhnD/SsuA/transferrin family substrate-binding protein gives rise to the protein MRALLARRSPRRLLAILAVAAAMAGPAAAQEGAARFYFFSPDWRPGDLNKLTERVQSVLADQGLAVSFQAFARYEDFIVQVQNTPPEFLMAPAWFEDVARDGAALPLRVLARPLRHGRSTYRKALMTRPEIDSIDDLTHGSIAATVHSMGPGNERVVLEAFHLDADSAKVVPVTKDVDALLALSFGQVDAALVTAQQYDLLAQSNPAVADKLQVLAFSPEIPLPALYATAKADALFGQRLASALAALSDSDAGDEILHMLGYQAFADGGSATRPVAARPLPSRPEAPATARPAAASQPLEMMGLPAPPSMPSRPR
- a CDS encoding HAMP domain-containing sensor histidine kinase, which encodes MSAQASSAKAAPAAHAAGGTRITEIVQQGYGLHLKLALAGAVALFACIALLSATLMYRHSAVLNSEIERASVQLQKGMIERGVLLADGMAASMETAIAGYDFAFITETVRTMQAKNENLTHCFLVNAAGVVIVHTDPHKVGTRAAPVTQTAPRMVRQSDGKEVVEITQALVVGGREWGWLVLGFDLTPLRTQAARAMQRGQMVLARSITVAMLVAAMIAVLGLAASVWTSRRLLSPLTQLAEDAAAIATGDLDQEIKAVESSDEIGLLARQFEAMRRSIRTSMSELLVAKQLAEESTQQEKKLRAQIEEHSRLLESKVRERTAELQETNTRLTEYDRLKSEFLSNVSHELRTPLAAISSSAKIIHRYGERDPQSGKRFSKVIMEETERLTRLINDLLDLSKIEAGKADWHLEVIEDPGALIEHVVTTFRPLFQEGGIDLQLSVAADVPAIRGDRDRLIQVFANLCSNAMKFTPRGGSVRVEACASDHEGESVLRVTVTDTGPGIPEEDREVVFERFRQGGGKDKPKGTGLGLAICREVARHHGGAIWAEAPREGGTRMVLVLPAVAPLPEPAA